The Vidua macroura isolate BioBank_ID:100142 chromosome 4, ASM2450914v1, whole genome shotgun sequence genome window below encodes:
- the GPR78 gene encoding G-protein coupled receptor 78, with product MDLAGVLLALLLVLVLVVSLLSNLLVLLCFVYSTEIRKQVAGVFLVNLSFCNLLLTVLNMPFTLLGILRNQQPLGGCVCKAVGFLETFLTSNTMLSMAALSIDKWIAVVFPLSYTSKMRYKDAVILMGYSWLHSLTFPLVSLFYSWVDYNSVYASCTLHLKEETERRRFTVFTIVFHSTSFMLSLVILCFTYLKVLKVARFHCKRIDIITMQTLVLLVDIHPSVKQRCLNEQKRRRQRATKKISIFIGSFVICFGPYIITRLIELIPFVTINYYWGIISKCLTYSKAASDPFVYSLLRQQYKKVLINIVNRILKRDLYPSSGYNSSLDTENDYCLHRTN from the exons ATGGACTTGGCAGGCGTGCTGCTGGCGCTGCTCCTCGTGCTGGTGCTGGTTGTCTCTCTGCTCTCCAACCTCCTGGTGCTGCTATGCTTCGTCTACAGTACGGAGATCCGCAAGCAGGTCGCCGGGGTTTTCCTGGTGAACTTATCCTTCTGCAACCTGCTTCTCACCGTTCTGAACATGCCTTTTACCCTGCTGGGCATCCTGAGGAACCAGCAACCCCTCGGGGGCTGCGTCTGCAAGGCGGTGGGTTTCCTGGAAACTTTCCTGACTTCCAACACAATGCTGAGCATGGCAGCGCTCAGCATCGACAAATGGATTGCCGTGGTGTTCCCCCTAAGCTACACCAGCAAGATGCGGTATAAGGACGCTGTGATACTGATGGGCTACTCGTGGCTCCACTCCCTCACGTTCCCCTTGGTATCCTTGTTTTACTCATGGGTAGATTACAACAGCGTTTACGCCTCTTGCACCTTACACCTGAAGGAAGAGACGGAGAGGAGAAGGTTTACAGTGTTCACCATTGTCTTTCACTCCACCAGTTTCATGCTGTCTCTGGTGATCTTGTGTTTCACCTATTTAAAGGTGTTGAAAGTTGCCCGTTTCCACTGCAAACGGATAGACATTATTACCATGCAGACTCTGGTTTTGCTGGTGGATATCCACCCCAG CGTGAAGCAGCGCTGTCTGAACGAGCAGAAAAGGAGGAGGCAGCGGGCTACCaagaaaatcagtatttttataGGGTCGTTCGTGATCTGTTTTGGTCCTTACATTATCACCAG GTTGATAGAGCTCATTCCTTTTGTTACCATAAATTACTACTGGGGAATTATAAGCAAGTGCCTCACCTACAGTAAGGCTGCATCAGATCCATTTGTTTACTCACTTTTACGTCAACAGTACAAAAAAGTTCTGATCAACATCGTCAACAGGATACTTAAGAGGGACCTGTATCCGTCATCGGGGTACAACAGCTCTCTTGACACTGAAAACGATTACTGCTTGCACAGAACAAACTGA